Proteins encoded together in one Thermoplasmata archaeon window:
- a CDS encoding HNH endonuclease signature motif containing protein: MPPAAIRDLRDLMYWQYAKIIADSAGVGKRQWAFVMERFQKLRSGEIAWDSIREYVKERNDFHRCMYCGRAGDLTLDHLMPRAFLGPEDEKNATWVCRSCNASKGARRLYEYWTLSKGGLKAAKYEVPRLAEGKYLKLLYELFDRAGVLGVTQEDLHARFCPGCDLSRVCAQEDSVGKLSPLCLDGVATTVLRNPGSPG, from the coding sequence ATGCCGCCCGCCGCGATCCGTGACCTCCGCGATCTGATGTACTGGCAGTACGCGAAGATCATCGCGGACTCCGCAGGCGTCGGCAAGCGGCAGTGGGCCTTCGTCATGGAACGCTTCCAGAAGCTCCGGTCCGGGGAGATCGCCTGGGACTCGATCCGTGAGTACGTCAAGGAGCGCAACGACTTCCACCGGTGCATGTATTGCGGCCGCGCGGGGGACCTGACGCTGGATCACCTGATGCCCCGGGCGTTCCTCGGCCCCGAGGACGAGAAGAACGCGACCTGGGTCTGCCGGTCCTGCAACGCCTCGAAGGGCGCGCGCCGCCTCTACGAGTACTGGACCCTCTCCAAAGGCGGACTGAAGGCGGCCAAGTACGAGGTCCCTCGCCTCGCCGAGGGCAAGTACCTCAAGCTCCTCTACGAGCTCTTCGACCGCGCCGGCGTGCTCGGCGTCACGCAAGAGGACCTCCACGCCCGCTTCTGCCCTGGATGCGACCTCAGCCGCGTCTGCGCGCAGGAGGATTCGGTCGGGAAGCTGTCCCCGCTCTGCCTCGACGGCGTGGCGACGACGGTCCTCCGGAACCCTGGCTCGCCCGGATGA